CCGTATAAGTCTTGACAACGGCGTATCCTCTCGCATTCACATACTTCCCCGTACCACCCATGACACCAAGATGAGACTCTGATGCAGCCGTTCTATGCACACCGAAGAAACTGATGCTGTCTTCATAACCACCACTCTCAAACATGGCCGTGAAAGCCATAGTCTGGCTGGTTCCATCCACGGCGCTCGCCACGTAGAACCCCTGAGCTTTGCCAAGCAGACCTGACCCGAGCTCATGCCCTTCCGTTAGCTCGTTGTCCATCACTGTCATTGTCCCAAACATGAGCATCTGAAGGGACGAGCCAGATGGGAGCTGACCACCGTTAGCCACGGGGAGACCGTTCAGGAGGTTGTTTCCGTTGTTCTGTAGAATGTTTGAAGTGGTTCCGCCAAGTCCGACCAGAAGCGGgacgttgttgttgttgaggatTCCGTTATTGTTACTGTTAGATGGAAGGCCGTTACTGACAGGGAGGTTTGCGCCGTTGGGTTTGGCGAATGGGAGTTGGCCACTGAGAGCTGCGTTTGCAACGACTCCAGTCACAGCCCTGGCTGTTGGGTTTGAGCCACCGAGTATATCATGCATAAAGAAGACCAAGGCGTGGTCGGGAAGTAAACCACCGGTCGATGATCCTGCTGGACCTGAGCCAACAGTCGGCAAAGGACCAGAACTAGCAACCGGAAAAGGACTAGAACCGGTGTTTGGTAAAGGACCGGGGCCAGTGGCAGGCAAGAGACCCGAGCTAGCAACCGGTAAAGGACTAGAACCAGTGGTTGGTAGAGGTCCAGAGCCACTTAAAGTATTCAAGGGACCTGAGCCACCTGAGGTTGGACCAGTACCTGAACCAGCAGTAGGGAAGGGGACTGATCCAGACGTTGGTAATGGACCAGGACTTGTGGTAGGCATAGGGACCAAGccaatatcttcttcttcatcaagaaGCCGAGCAGGGGAGACAAAAGTAATGACAAGAGCTAAAACAAGGAGAAGGAGTATCCTGCAGCCTGCCATTGACAAGGAGAAAGATAGTTAATTTGAATTTGAGTTGAATTGTTTCTACTTGTCGTGTGATTATACAAATTGATTCAGGATggaacatttataaatgaaacaaaGCCAGATTGttgatggaaaaaaaatatgGAGTTGATGAAACAGAGTAGGTGACAACTTTTCCATTATCTGTCTGTGGTGGTTTGGTTTAGAGAAACataaagaagaaataaaagccagaaagaaaaacatttcAGTTATAACATCAACAAAACATTAGAAGTTCACTGTATGATCTATCCAAAAAGATTAAACATTTCAGATTCCTCAGCATAATAAGACAAGCCTGCAAATTTTCACCACAAATTATCTTTCACGAATAAACAAGTATGAAAAAATTTCACCTTCAAGAGGTCACTGCTTAGGTAGAAATCACTTCTGACAAAGCCTCACAACAAGCTCCTCCATCCTTGATGCAGATATCACTAAGTAGATTTCGCCAAGCACCAGATCCAAAGCTTAAATTTTTCTTCGCCATCACCTCCAACACAAAGCAAGCATGGTCCAAGTTACCTCCTTTTATCAGCCCATCAACCAAACACACAAACGTTGCAGGTGTGGGAGAGTGTCTGCTAGCAAGCATTGCATTCAAAATACTCAACGCAGAATCAAAATCCCCAATACGACAAAACCCATCAACCATCATACGGTACGTAGCTGCAATAGGCTTGCATCCTTTCATCTGCATTTCCATCAGCGTACTATAAGCCTCTGGAGCTCTACCTTCACTACAGAGATGATTAACAAGAATGTTGCAGATCACAACATCTGGTTTTATCCTCCTTTTCTTCATCTCATTTAGTAAAAGCCTTGCCTCATCGATCTTCCCTCTCTTTCCAAGATCACTCATCAAAACCCCGTAGTTGACTAACCCTGGTTTACACCCACGATACTCCATATCAAACATCAGCTTCTTCGCTTCACTGTACTCTCCCTTACTACATAAACCCTTCATCAGCAACCCAAACGTCACGTGATTCGGTCGTATCCTTTTCACCATCATATCTTCAAGCAAGCTTTTCGCCTTACCCACATCGTCATTCCGGCACAAGAATCCAATCAGACTATTATAAGTCACCACAGTGGGTTGCACTTCTCTCTCGAGCATTTCGTCGAACACATCGCGTGCACCTTCCCAATCACATCTCTCTAAAAACCCTTTGATCAGTAGATTGAAGGAAACAGAGTTGGGACGCAAACCCATATCTTTAGCTCCGTCGACAAAGGCTTTAGCTTTCTCCAGCTCGCGATTATCTACGAGAACGTTGATGAGAGTGTTGAGAGATTGGATCGTACGAACACAATCAAACGACGTCATTTTATTGAAAACATCGACGGCTTTATCGACCGAATTGGATTTTCCGTAGTGCTGGATCAACCCCATGAAGAGGGATTCTCTGCATCGGATGTGACGGTTGCGGACAAGGAGGAGGATTTGTTCGACTGCGTCGAAGTCACGTGACTTGGCGAGCTTGTAGATGAGAGAGGAGTAAGATGGGTAGTCGTGTCGGAAACCCATTTGCTGGTAGTggtggaagagagagagagcttcctctgtttcttcggTTTGTTTGAGATCGGTGAGAAACGGTACTTCCTCCCATGGCTTCCTGGTGACCTTGTGCTTTGTTGTGGGTTCGTGGCTGTTTGGTTTCTTAGCGGGTTTGACGGATTGAGATGAATGGTAATGATGTCGGGATGCGATGGTGGTAAGAGCAGACGAAGATAGTTTTCTATGCATTGGATCAgctctgtcttcttcttcctttgccctgttttttttttctgtctg
The nucleotide sequence above comes from Raphanus sativus cultivar WK10039 unplaced genomic scaffold, ASM80110v3 Scaffold0508, whole genome shotgun sequence. Encoded proteins:
- the LOC108819650 gene encoding dirigent protein 25-like, which codes for MAGCRILLLLVLALVITFVSPARLLDEEEDIGLVPMPTTSPGPLPTSGSVPFPTAGSGTGPTSGGSGPLNTLSGSGPLPTTGSSPLPVASSGLLPATGPGPLPNTGSSPFPVASSGPLPTVGSGPAGSSTGGLLPDHALVFFMHDILGGSNPTARAVTGVVANAALSGQLPFAKPNGANLPVSNGLPSNSNNNGILNNNNVPLLVGLGGTTSNILQNNGNNLLNGLPVANGGQLPSGSSLQMLMFGTMTVMDNELTEGHELGSGLLGKAQGFYVASAVDGTSQTMAFTAMFESGGYEDSISFFGVHRTAASESHLGVMGGTGKYVNARGYAVVKTYTGGSGNTQQPHQFTDGLETVLECTVYLSY
- the LOC108819315 gene encoding pentatricopeptide repeat-containing protein At1g07740, mitochondrial; the encoded protein is MHRKLSSSALTTIASRHHYHSSQSVKPAKKPNSHEPTTKHKVTRKPWEEVPFLTDLKQTEETEEALSLFHHYQQMGFRHDYPSYSSLIYKLAKSRDFDAVEQILLLVRNRHIRCRESLFMGLIQHYGKSNSVDKAVDVFNKMTSFDCVRTIQSLNTLINVLVDNRELEKAKAFVDGAKDMGLRPNSVSFNLLIKGFLERCDWEGARDVFDEMLEREVQPTVVTYNSLIGFLCRNDDVGKAKSLLEDMMVKRIRPNHVTFGLLMKGLCSKGEYSEAKKLMFDMEYRGCKPGLVNYGVLMSDLGKRGKIDEARLLLNEMKKRRIKPDVVICNILVNHLCSEGRAPEAYSTLMEMQMKGCKPIAATYRMMVDGFCRIGDFDSALSILNAMLASRHSPTPATFVCLVDGLIKGGNLDHACFVLEVMAKKNLSFGSGAWRNLLSDICIKDGGACCEALSEVIST